One segment of Massilia sp. Se16.2.3 DNA contains the following:
- a CDS encoding M1 family metallopeptidase: MIFQHLARPLLLGFALTLTLSTHAADKFDDKFRQLDELLPTPGITRTASGAPGHAYWQQRADYRLRATLDEGRRAVSGSGTITYHNNSPDTLSYLWVQLDQNMFRADSDNRKIATIPSRESWQKTGADGVKFDALRSNFDSRAFEGGVTVTSVKGTDGRPLAHAINGTMMRIDLPRPLTSGARVSFDLAWRFNIPEANIVGRRMGYERFDKEDRNDIFEIAQWFPRMAAYYDAAGWQNKQYLGDGEFTLEFGDYDVELTVPADHIVAATGTLQNPGAVLSAAQRERLERARTAKKPVLIVTQAEAEAAEKARAGANGATRTWRFRADNVRDFAFASSRKFIWDAQGVRSGDSTVLAMSYYPKEGNPLWEKYSTQAVIHTIEQYNKYAFDYPYPVAISVNGPVGGMEYPMISFNGGRPTKDKKTGELTYSKATKYGLIGVIIHEVGHNYYPMIVNSDERQWTWMDEGLNSFLEYLAEQAWEDGFPSRRGEPRAIVDYMKSRNQTPIMTNSESVLQRGPNAYGKPATALNILRETVLGRELFDFAFKEYGRRWKFKRPTPADLFRTMEDASGTDLDWFWRGWFYTTDPVDVSIDGISEYTVSTQNPELEKAWRRKLRDAEPLSISDQRNKGMPRRVDAHPELKDFYNEHDEFTVTNADRNKFNASQDKLEDWEKALLASNKHLYLVDFSNVGGLVTPLVLEIELQSGKKYVERIPAEVWRYSPKKITKLLVLDEPMVGLTQDPYWETADIDQGNNAWPRKVTPSRLELFKTQPPGNDLMKDFNAPMKKPEAATTPPAKVAP, translated from the coding sequence ATGATCTTCCAGCACCTCGCGCGTCCGCTTCTCCTCGGCTTCGCGCTGACATTGACCCTGTCCACCCACGCCGCCGACAAGTTCGACGACAAGTTCCGCCAGCTCGACGAATTGCTGCCCACGCCCGGCATCACCCGCACCGCTTCGGGCGCGCCGGGCCACGCCTACTGGCAGCAGCGCGCCGACTATCGGCTGCGTGCCACGCTCGACGAAGGCCGCCGCGCCGTCAGCGGCAGTGGCACCATCACTTACCACAACAATTCGCCCGATACCCTGTCCTACCTGTGGGTGCAGCTGGACCAGAACATGTTCCGGGCCGATTCCGACAACCGCAAGATCGCCACCATCCCTTCGCGCGAATCCTGGCAAAAGACGGGTGCCGACGGCGTCAAGTTCGACGCCCTGCGCAGCAATTTCGACAGCCGCGCCTTCGAGGGCGGCGTCACGGTCACCAGCGTGAAAGGTACCGACGGCCGTCCGCTCGCCCACGCCATCAATGGCACCATGATGCGCATCGACCTGCCCCGGCCCTTGACGAGCGGCGCGCGCGTGTCCTTCGACCTCGCATGGCGCTTCAACATCCCGGAAGCGAACATCGTCGGCCGCCGCATGGGCTACGAGCGCTTCGACAAGGAAGACCGGAACGACATTTTTGAAATCGCCCAGTGGTTCCCGCGCATGGCGGCCTATTACGATGCCGCCGGCTGGCAGAACAAGCAGTACCTGGGCGACGGCGAATTCACGCTCGAATTCGGCGACTACGATGTCGAGCTGACGGTACCAGCGGACCATATCGTCGCCGCTACCGGCACCCTGCAGAACCCGGGCGCGGTCTTGAGCGCCGCCCAGCGCGAGCGCCTCGAGCGCGCCCGCACGGCGAAAAAGCCGGTGCTCATCGTCACGCAAGCGGAAGCGGAAGCCGCCGAAAAGGCGCGCGCAGGCGCGAACGGCGCCACCAGAACCTGGCGCTTCAGGGCCGACAACGTGCGCGACTTCGCCTTTGCCTCCAGCCGCAAGTTCATCTGGGACGCCCAGGGCGTCAGGAGCGGCGACAGCACGGTGCTGGCCATGTCCTACTATCCGAAGGAAGGCAACCCACTGTGGGAGAAGTATTCGACCCAGGCCGTCATCCACACCATCGAGCAGTACAACAAGTACGCCTTCGACTATCCGTACCCGGTCGCCATTTCCGTCAACGGCCCGGTGGGCGGCATGGAATACCCGATGATCTCGTTTAACGGCGGACGCCCGACAAAAGACAAGAAGACGGGCGAATTGACGTATTCGAAGGCGACCAAATATGGCCTGATCGGCGTGATCATCCACGAGGTCGGCCACAACTACTATCCGATGATCGTCAATTCGGACGAGCGCCAGTGGACCTGGATGGACGAGGGCCTGAACTCCTTCCTCGAGTACCTGGCCGAGCAGGCCTGGGAAGACGGCTTTCCTTCGCGCCGCGGCGAGCCGCGCGCCATCGTCGACTACATGAAGAGCCGCAACCAGACGCCGATCATGACCAATTCCGAATCGGTCCTGCAGCGCGGCCCGAACGCCTACGGCAAGCCGGCCACCGCCCTGAACATCCTGCGCGAGACGGTGCTGGGGCGCGAACTGTTCGACTTCGCTTTCAAGGAATACGGCCGCCGCTGGAAGTTCAAGCGGCCCACGCCGGCGGACCTGTTCCGCACCATGGAAGACGCCTCCGGCACGGACCTCGACTGGTTCTGGCGCGGCTGGTTCTACACGACCGACCCGGTGGATGTGAGCATCGACGGCATCAGCGAGTACACCGTCAGTACGCAGAATCCGGAGCTCGAGAAGGCCTGGCGCCGCAAGCTGCGCGATGCCGAACCGCTGTCCATCAGCGACCAGCGCAACAAGGGCATGCCGCGCCGCGTCGATGCGCATCCGGAACTGAAGGACTTCTACAACGAACACGACGAATTCACCGTCACGAATGCCGACCGCAACAAGTTCAACGCGTCGCAGGACAAGCTGGAAGACTGGGAAAAGGCCCTGCTGGCATCGAACAAGCACCTGTACCTGGTCGACTTCTCGAACGTCGGCGGCCTGGTGACGCCGCTGGTGCTGGAAATCGAACTCCAGAGCGGCAAGAAGTACGTCGAGCGCATCCCGGCCGAAGTGTGGCGCTACTCGCCGAAGAAGATCACGAAGCTGCTTGTCCTCGATGAGCCAATGGTGGGGTTGACCCAGGACCCGTATTGGGAAACGGCCGACATCGACCAGGGCAACAATGCCTGGCCGCGCAAGGTGACGCCGTCGCGCCTGGAATTGTTCAAGACCCAGCCGCCTGGGAACGACCTGATGAAGGATTTCAATGCGCCCATGAAGAAGCCGGAAGCAGCGACGACCCCGCCGGCAAAGGTCGCGCCATGA
- a CDS encoding TonB-dependent receptor, whose amino-acid sequence MPNLRCLPCALAALLACPVQADDLVLQRVLVEGSRMSQLGIAESANAGTVSQKELAARTAYRPGEMLEAMPGLIASQHSGEGKANQFYLRGFNLDHGTDLATSVDGMPVNQRSHAHGQGWTDVNFLIPELVGRLDYRKGPYSARNGDFSAAGSADVSYASRLAKNIANLTLGEYGHARAMVAGSPELAGGTLLYALEALHNDGPWTRPDDYRKVNGVLRYSRGYANNGWNVTAMAYRGRWHASDQIPLRAVDAGTLGRFDAIDDTDGGNARRFSLSGAWRQTGNDAATKLSAYLIRNQLALFSNFTYFLNDPVNGDQFAQPDRRVTSGLDASHTLHLHRGETMASDLTVGARLQNDNIFNGLYDTRARARLSTTREDHIVETSGAVFVESATRWSEAVRTVVGLRADRYRFDVRSDRAANSGRAGDTQVSPSFSLILAPLPATEFYLNVGHGFHSNDARGTVARIDPASGDPLERAPGLVRARGMELGLRTEAIPRMQTALSLYRLDIASELTYIGDAGTTEAGEASRRTGVEFSNYWKPWKWLSLDLDAAFARARSRSGARIPGAVEGVGQLALTLGKLGPWSGALRLRYFGPRPLVEDNSVRSHASTTLNGRIGYRIGKDMQLELEGFNLANRRDSAIDYYYASQLAGEAAPREDIHFHPIEPRSLRLSVTKTW is encoded by the coding sequence GTGCCGAATCTCCGCTGCCTTCCCTGCGCATTGGCTGCGCTGCTTGCCTGCCCCGTCCAGGCCGACGACCTGGTGCTGCAGCGGGTGCTGGTCGAAGGTTCGCGCATGAGCCAGCTCGGCATCGCGGAATCCGCCAATGCCGGCACGGTCAGCCAGAAGGAACTGGCCGCGCGCACGGCCTACCGCCCCGGCGAAATGCTCGAAGCGATGCCCGGCCTGATCGCCAGCCAGCACAGCGGCGAAGGCAAGGCCAACCAGTTCTACCTGCGCGGCTTCAATCTCGACCACGGCACCGATCTCGCCACCTCGGTCGACGGCATGCCGGTCAACCAGCGCAGCCACGCGCACGGCCAGGGCTGGACCGACGTGAATTTCCTGATTCCTGAACTGGTCGGCCGTCTCGACTACCGCAAGGGCCCGTATTCCGCGAGGAACGGCGACTTTTCGGCTGCCGGTAGCGCCGATGTCAGTTATGCCAGCCGCCTGGCGAAGAACATTGCCAACCTCACGCTGGGCGAGTACGGCCATGCGCGTGCCATGGTGGCCGGCTCGCCCGAGCTGGCCGGCGGTACCCTGCTGTATGCGCTCGAAGCGCTGCATAACGACGGCCCGTGGACGCGGCCGGACGACTACCGCAAGGTCAACGGCGTGCTGCGCTATAGCCGCGGCTACGCGAACAATGGCTGGAACGTGACGGCGATGGCTTACCGCGGCCGCTGGCACGCGAGCGACCAGATCCCGCTGCGCGCGGTCGATGCCGGCACGCTCGGTCGCTTCGATGCAATCGACGACACCGACGGCGGCAATGCGCGTCGATTCAGCCTGTCCGGCGCCTGGCGCCAGACCGGCAACGATGCGGCGACAAAGCTCAGCGCTTACCTGATCCGCAACCAGCTGGCGCTGTTCTCGAATTTCACCTACTTCCTGAACGACCCGGTGAACGGCGACCAGTTCGCCCAGCCGGACCGGCGCGTCACCTCGGGCCTCGACGCCAGTCACACCCTGCACCTGCACCGCGGCGAGACGATGGCTTCCGACCTGACCGTTGGCGCGCGTCTGCAGAACGACAACATCTTCAACGGCTTGTACGACACCCGCGCCCGTGCACGCCTGTCGACCACGCGCGAAGACCATATCGTCGAGACCAGTGGCGCCGTGTTCGTGGAGAGCGCGACACGCTGGAGCGAGGCCGTGCGCACGGTGGTGGGCCTGCGCGCCGACCGCTACCGCTTCGATGTCAGGAGCGACCGCGCCGCCAATTCGGGCCGCGCCGGCGACACCCAGGTGAGCCCCTCGTTCAGCCTGATCCTCGCGCCCCTTCCCGCGACCGAGTTCTACCTGAATGTTGGCCACGGCTTTCACAGCAACGACGCGCGCGGCACGGTGGCAAGGATCGATCCGGCCAGCGGCGACCCGCTGGAACGCGCCCCGGGACTGGTGCGCGCACGCGGCATGGAACTGGGCCTGCGTACCGAAGCCATCCCGCGCATGCAGACGGCGCTGTCGCTGTATCGCCTCGATATCGCCTCGGAACTGACCTACATCGGCGACGCCGGCACGACCGAGGCGGGCGAGGCCAGCCGCCGCACCGGCGTCGAGTTCTCGAACTACTGGAAGCCTTGGAAGTGGCTGTCGCTGGACCTGGACGCGGCCTTTGCCCGGGCACGTTCACGCTCGGGCGCACGCATACCGGGCGCGGTGGAAGGCGTCGGCCAGCTGGCCCTGACGCTGGGCAAACTCGGCCCCTGGTCGGGAGCCCTGCGCCTGCGCTACTTCGGCCCGCGCCCGCTGGTCGAGGACAACAGCGTGCGCTCGCATGCCAGCACCACGCTCAACGGCCGCATCGGCTACCGGATCGGCAAGGACATGCAGCTCGAACTGGAAGGCTTCAACCTGGCCAACCGGCGCGATTCCGCCATCGACTACTACTATGCCTCGCAGCTGGCGGGCGAGGCCGCGCCGCGCGAGGACATCCATTTCCATCCGATCGAGCCGCGCAGCCTGCGCCTCTCCGTCACCAAAACCTGGTAG
- a CDS encoding DUF6702 family protein: protein MSTGRFKALVAATLLVASALVSAHRFHAGITDMSFNARSGSTEIVHTYMAHDVEALLANLYGRQFDLSDPEDQDVLRKYVEPRFWLQGQDKARLNTRWVGMTIDAERVVIYQEMEHTPLWKASVVHDAVLVDFLPDQVNTVNLDEGNGVRTLTFNRTVTEQPAR from the coding sequence ATGAGCACCGGCCGCTTCAAGGCGCTGGTCGCCGCCACCCTGCTGGTCGCCAGCGCGCTGGTGTCGGCGCACCGCTTCCACGCCGGGATCACGGACATGTCGTTCAACGCGCGCAGCGGCAGTACCGAGATCGTGCACACCTACATGGCGCACGACGTCGAGGCCCTGCTGGCCAACCTGTACGGTCGCCAATTCGACCTGTCAGATCCCGAAGACCAGGACGTGCTGCGCAAGTATGTCGAGCCGCGCTTCTGGCTGCAGGGGCAGGACAAGGCACGCCTGAACACGCGCTGGGTCGGCATGACGATCGACGCCGAGCGCGTCGTCATCTACCAGGAGATGGAACATACCCCGCTATGGAAGGCCAGCGTCGTCCACGATGCCGTGCTGGTCGACTTCCTGCCCGACCAGGTCAACACCGTCAACCTCGACGAGGGTAACGGCGTGCGCACCCTCACCTTCAACCGTACTGTCACCGAGCAGCCGGCGCGCTGA